The segment ACTGAGAGTAAGGCTTTTACCAAACCTTCTTGGCCTAGAGACAAAGAAGTATTTATTGCCAGAAGAAGCAAGGTCATATATAAACTTAGTTTTATCAACATAAATCATATTGTTATTGATAATATCAGAAAAGTCTTGAAGACCAATGGGTAGACCTTTCACATTTTCACCTCATCAATTAACAATTCGTCAATATTTCTTTTTTCAGAGTTTACATTTAAACCAATCAAAATAATCTTTTTTTGAGTGTATTTGCTAAAATATCCTTTTTCTTTTATTTGTTTTAACGCACTTTTTGCAGATTTATCCATTTTAATTTCTATTATATACACTCTATTGTTAAATTCTATTACAATATCACTTTTTCCAGTACTACTTGCCTCTTCTGCTTTTACGTTCAAACCACTTGATGCAAGTATCGTATATATTAGAGAGTGATAGTAACTTTCTTCTTTTTTGTGTAAGTTGTATGGCACAGATGATATGATCCTTTTTATTTCATCAAATGCCATATCAATATTGTTGTTTGAAAATGCTAGATATATATTTCTGTCAGCTTCTTTTATGTAATTTCTGGGGATATCATAACTTGCTTCAAGAAGTAGTTTTGAAAATCCGTTTTTAACTTCTAGATTTGGAAAGTCGAGTATATATTCATATTCAAAACCATAGTATATTCTTTTTTTAAAGGTTAAGTACCCAGCTTGTGCAAAAAAGATGTTGGGAGGAGCATCTTCAATTTCATGACTTGAGAAATCTAGTTCGCTTACGGGATAACTTGTTAAATCTTTGTATGTGACCTTTTTTTCTTTTAGGTATTGATACAGAAAAAATGGAGAGCCGCTTTCAAACCAGAAGTTTTTAA is part of the Thermosipho africanus Ob7 genome and harbors:
- a CDS encoding AAA family ATPase, whose amino-acid sequence is MKGLPIGLQDFSDIINNNMIYVDKTKFIYDLASSGNKYFFVSRPRRFGKSLTLS